acaaaaattttaatcggGAGTATCAGCTATAAATTTTCCAAATTGCATTCAAAtacgtttagtagtttttgtgtgacgctcgcacaaacagacatataagcaaacagaaaaactcaaaaaatgcatatttacgTTCTATTACCACCGCCACCCATTTAtctttttacaaaaatcttatatttatcgTTCTTCCTTAGAAGACAAATTCAGATCAGGCACATGCTGACAAAAATACGGATACGGTTTGGGTAGACCTCAAATTCAactatcaaaatattatttctctTACACATTAGAAAaggttttgaaatgaaaatagcAATCGCTGTCAATAAtccaatttatttaacaacaatGCATTAAAGGTACTTActtaaatttgaaatatattataatcacatcaattaaattccaattttagttgttttaataaaatattgatagtCAACATTTAATTGCTGTGtatcattcattaattattactattaatattgACATTAACTTTGATTAATattcttttatctttataaacAATTCAAAGGAGCGTTCAACGTTTTCTATAACATTACTATTTTTAGTCAGAGATATATCATACGCCCGCATTAAAGTAAAGCTAGATTCTGTATAGCCAgaacctaataaaaaatattgtatttagaaGGATTATCCGTTGGacaaatagtaatataataattttcccattgttttatatttttccattaacctggtttaaaaaagaaatataactaaactattttaaatatttaaataaaagttgaaaTACTGTAAGCtgattaaacatttttataaaagtaatttacaCTAACATGCATAGAGCacacaatattgtttttttttttttcgattttataCGATATACTActctcttttttatatttatttatatatatacgaacGTCGATAGAATGCTTCGGCTCAAAATGGTGAGAATGTTGCACGATTATTTTGAATTGAAGCTATCACAATCTGATATCCTGTATAAGTATAGTGACTTTATTCTGTCTTACAAAATCCGAGACCCGCCGCTCTTTAACGTGTACAGTACGTACTATTTGCTACTAAAGAAAATTTTagaatgcaataaaaaattcatGATATAAGAAACATCCAATAGTGAGTGCGATAGATGCAGCAGCGCTATCACTGATCAACATTTATGTCAGGAAAACATATCTCAATAGGTACTTAATTCAACAGatatttcgtattttttataagtagtttAGTAAACTGAACATTTACAGTACTTCTACAGATCGAATAGAGAGGGGATACGGATATAAGCCAATAAAAGTCACAGTGTTcacatattcaaataataattttcaggtCTCAAATTTTTTCaggcaaatattataatttctgctcgcccattacaaattaaaagttaaaattaataaggtTTGATTTTATGGCTAACTCTgtgaacatttttttacatacattacCTGCAGTTATTGTTTTCAAGATTTGCACTtacatatatattgtttatataaatacttttacacaaacaaacaatttatcatttttaaaacaatccaaataatatttatatttttggtttattattaataccaCACCACCTAATATAGTAATTTTCCTGGGTCTTTAATTTTGAATGGagtaatatcaattattatgatgatTCTAATCACGTCTACGACGACGGTTGTTTTCCTCCTAGAAAAAAGAAATCACGTTATTAtcgtgaattttttttaaaaattattgaattctCTAAAATTGAGATAGTTAAAATAAGATTGctgaacttaaaaatatatgcaaCTTACTTTTTGTGTCAAGATAATAAGAAGTCTGCGGAACATTCCGATAAAGTCGATGAACAACTCCAGAGCATGTTGTACAAAGTCCTTGCTTCCCATCCTGCGCTTCTCAATAATAAGTTGTGTGTCAAACAATACAAAACCGCACATGGCCATCAAACCAATGTAAAGGTGAacctgaaataatataataatattaagccTACTATATCGAGCCTACATACACTTTACTGTAATAtggttattataagtattaatttatgttattcataaaagtgttcatcagttatcttagtacccataacacaagctatgcttactttggggcttttattatttaatcgtaaacacatttttttatatcttagtTTGTTCCTTATAAattcaattgttattttattttaaataaaagctagTGATGTTAAAATTAGCATACCCTTAAGACACTCACCTGACTTAGAATAGAAGATTGCATGAAAAGGTTTACCAATGTCATAAGTGACATGGAAGTAATCAAAGTCATAAGAGGTCCACCAAGGAAGAGCCAGCTTCCTCGTTCACCCAACATGGCCGCAAtggagaaacaaacaaataccaaAGTGGTGCCTAACAGAGCCGTCACAATTATGGCTGGGTCAACAATGCTCACATATTCCAACAATGGCCCCATTCCCATACctgaaaaataaagttgataaataatagattttgaCCAGCACCATTGACAAAGATGTGATCTTGATATGCTTTAGAAAGGTTTTACTCCATGTAAAGAATGTCATGAATGGCCATTTGTTACATTAGTTATCATGAAACCAAATAATGAGGCTACCTTAACGAAAAAAGAAATACTAATACCTATTAGTTGTAtcaaatacaaacataaaataatatattatgtttattcttTTTGGACACTTGTAACTTGAGTCTGTTGTTCATGAaagttattatgtatttattcaagGTTAAACACACACTAGGGTTAAAGAAGTTTTGGTTGTATGAGAATACTTATTTCCCAGATTTCAGTGTCTATttgatttgtattaaaaataatacatattataaatgcagaagagtttttgttggtttgtcctttcATCACATAGCAAACTAATaagacttaaaaatttaaacaatttttttacatgGTGATAAGTTAAGGACTAGAGAGGGGGACATCCCAGCAAAATGCGCAGTTTCTGTGGGATATATCTAAAgctataaagtaattaaaaacatactttaATAACATGTTCATACTAAACTGGCTAAGTGGATTTTAAAGAAGCTTTCTCAAGGATCTTGAATTCGTAAAACACTAAAGTTAATTTGTGAACATACATGGTctcaaaaattggtcttgacccaagagctggcgcttatttagaccaacggctaagtctagcaattcaaagagAAATAGCGCCAGCCTTCTGGGTACCATTATTATACGGTacagtattttttgtaaatattaatgttagtttgtaattattattatgtgttttctaattggaattatatttaggcctacttgaaataaattactctataatgaaaaaaataaaattgttgatTTATTCTAAATGCAGCACAACTTAACTTGTAAAGTAGGGAcacaatagtaaaaataaaattaactattttacCTGCAGTCAACCCAAATCCTAAAAGGTAGCCAAGTCGTAACTTTGTATTTTTGCCAGTGTCTGGTGTGGCAATCAGCATTAACATAAGAGCTGCACCAGCAATTGCTGATAGGATGCCAGCCTGGAATCTTGTGTACATGTCAATGTACACTCCAGCTGAGGCAGCTCCACATGTCATCATTAGAGTACCATATACATTTTTCAGATGCTGACGTACTGGAGGTTCCCTGAGAAGAAAATTTTTAGCTCTATTTAAAAGCACAGATCCATCATGCTGCTCCAACGGAAGTTGGTGGGCTCTGATGATACTGTAACATTCTTTAATGATGCAGTATCATGAAAGCCAACATCACATTAAGTCATATGTCCACTAGGACATATGACTTAATGTGATCACTGAGGCTTTGGATAGGCAATACCAATTTTCTAACTTATCAGCTACTACAGAATTTCATGACAAAATAATCCAACCTGAACAAATTCAATGAAttacttgaaaaatattttatgacaacTAATATATACAGAATCATCTATACatatcacatacaaaattaaaattaagtggaATGGTACTTTGTTAGGTATgtgttgcgtagcgtaggtactatgcgcatttcattcttttatcttcattaggtcatgtcataattaaacacttagaatgttttgaatttgttagaatggaaaaataaatatgcttcttttgattcaatacttttaaaggttgattccttatgaaatatatgtaTGCATACTTCAATATTTAATCATTGTGCTGCTTTGGCTTtctgaataattaaattatttttaataaatatgtaaaaaaagcaGATACTAAGATAGATAGCTAAGCTAGATATCTACAATTAACTGCATAAAAGTGGAATTAATGCTAGATAAAGAAAAGCAAAGAatcgtattttaataatatggagGAGGAGGCAAGCATGATTCAGCTGATATTGACAAAGTGTTGCATCATTCGggtaaaacttataacttaggTATGTAGTGggatttagaatttttaatagttGAACATTTTCTAGATCATTAGTATGCTATGTAACCAATTATTGTGTTTTGACCTTTAGACTCAGTGTAAACTGgagttactttttatataaggTCTAAAATAGATCAATTAAAGGTCTTTGGGCTGGAAAAGTTCTGATTTCAACAAAGGTGTTTTGCTTTTTAGTATATACcagaaataaacatgcataaagtATCTATAAATTCTGACGTAAAGTGACgtcatattttgtttattacattacaGAATTATTACTTGGTCTTTCAATAAATTGCGCTCAGCTCGTATTACCAAACTGATATCTATTGTAATAATTACAATCAGGCTGATAACGATCGAAATCCTTCGGTTTCTATTGGATATAAATCACGGGAGATGGCAATTCAACCAATTAATGTAATGGCGATCATCGCAATGCAATCCACAAGTTTCGTAATGTGACATGAGAATTATTTCTAGAATCTTGGAGAATTTTCACAAAAAAGGTCTCATGATGAGCGTTTTCTAAAATAGCTATTGTGAATACACTTTAATCGTGAGCTACTTTACTAAGAACGATCTCAAGAGGGGTAAGAtatttagcaaataaaaaaaccaaaataggGTAAGTACTTACAGTCGACTTTGGAAACTATTGACGAACGTTCGGATGTTTGGAGTCATGTTTAAAATTCTCAGATAACACTGATTAATTAAAAGTGTAGAAATCACCACTGAAAATGCTATCAAAATGCTATCGATAATATccctttgattttattttgaacacGTCACTGTTCAGTATCCACCTAATAGTTACTATTCACAATCCAGAACAGAACACAGATTAAAAATACCGAAATCCAGACTATATTAATATtgcaaaaaacattaatatcgATAACGTTATATCGAAAAATCGAAATATCTGGTTAAATGTTTTATGTTCCACTGGACTCTTATTTTCAGTAGTTATTGGAAATTTGGACATGTTTTCGATAAATATTCTTCAATTCGTTTTATTGATATCGAAATAAGTACCAAAACccaaaaaatatcgatatttccttaaaaaaatatccttatatCGATATTTCAACATTTTTCTTCAAGCCTACTCTGTAATTTGACTATGTGCTCAGAGTTGCTCAACCCTTTTTACAATTCCCGTcaaacgtcaaagtaaaataaataaacgtgaaATCGAGAAGTTAACCTGTAAATGTAAAACTCACGTTTCGATGTCGTTGATTTCAATGCATTAGTGTTAAATAACTACAAAATGGGAAAGAAAACGAAAGTAGGGAAACAGCgaaaagataaatattatcaaCTTGCAAAGGAAACAGGTTAGTGAGGTCTATGAAAGTTTTGTAGAAACTATAATGATCTTTACTTTTCTTCAGTAactaacaatttaattaaataccttttttttaggttttcggTCTCGAGCTGCGTTTAAGCTTATTCAGTTAAATAGGAAATTTGGTTTTCTCCAAAAATCGCGAGTATGTATCGATTTATGTGCTGCCCCTGGTGGCTGGATGCAGGTGGCTCATCAAAACATGCCTCTGTCCAGTATAGTTATTGGTGTTGATTTGTTTCCCATAAAACAAGTCCCAGGCTGCATAAGTCTTACGGAAGATATAACAACAGAAAAATGTAAAGCTGCCATTAAGAAGGAAATAAAAACATGGAAAGCAGATGTTGTGCTCCACGATGGTGCACCAAATGTTGGTCTCAACTGGATTCATGATGCTTACCAACAGTCATGCCTTACTCTAAGTGCAATGAAGTTGGCATCAAATTTTTTAAGAGAAGGGGGATGGTTTGTTACTAAGGTATTCAGGTCTAAAGATTACCATGCATTATTGTGGATactgaaacaattttttaaaaaagtgCATGCTACAAAGCCACAAGCTTCTCGTAATGAGTCTTCAGAAATTTTTGTTGTCTGTCAAGGATACATTGCCCCGGATAGCATTGATTCTAAGCTTTTGGATCCTAAACATGTATTTGAAGATTTGGAGATAGTAAAGAAACAACAAAATAGTATCTTGCATCCTGAGAAACAGAAGAAAGCCAAGGCAGAGGGGTATCAAGAGAATGATTACACAACTTATCACAGTATGTCAGTTACAGAAATCTTGGAAAAAGATGACCCAATTGACTCCTTGCAAGGGTGTTCTGAGGTAATGTTTACATCAAACCTTATATGTTTAGAAAggttggtttttttaatattcattttcatcttgtaattttatgtataatttacaGATATTAATAGATGACAAGGAAATTTTAAACCATCCTAGAACCACCACTGAAATAAAAGAGTGCTGCAAAGATATAAAAGTTCTTGGAAGGAAGGATGTAAAATCAATTTTAAGCTGGTTAAAGCATATTAAAGATTGGAAAGCTGCACAGACTCAAGCTGaggtaaataatttatgtgattTCCACTTATggtttctttgtttatattcaataataagAGACATCTTAGGATTGTGTTTGCCTcccattatctatatatatatataaaagaaagttgtgttaggtacaccatttataactaaagaatggctgtaccaatttttatgatattagatttttttggattcctctggaactggaataggataataagtattcaaataaaaaattatcaatgtATTGAATTAtctgcatatatatattttcaggtAGCAATAGAGAAAAAAGAAACCACAAATGCAGATGAAGAAGGTTCAGGCGAAGAAAAGGACGAGGTTGAAGCTGAAATAGCAGAATTAcaggtaaaatattaataatatcaaccattactggcccactacaggggctGTATCTCTCAGAACAGGAAGAGTTTCAGCCATTATCCCCTACACTCGCCAAACATGGTTTGGTAGGCACACCACaccttttattacattttacataaCTCTCAGGCGAACAGTTTTCCTCACTTTGTTTCCATggtaaataattcattttaaatattagtgtaaattttaataattagtgGAAGGAGTAACTATGCAGATCAACTATAGCCCATTTTTTGTGTTATCAATCTTAGAGTAAGGAATGttacaaaagaaattataaatgcaactATTGGAATTACCACTACTTGAATTAACCCTGCAATACTCAGCATCTTTGTTAGGACATTTTTACTCCAGTATGACTAAATGCACTAAATAAGGAAATCTTTACATTAACTCTTAGTTTAagtgtgttaaaaatataaaagaataataaatataaaagaaggtACAATAGTATCACTGTAAAACAATCTCTACCAGGCAATCTAGCGGAGGTGAGAGGACAAAATACTAGTATTCaatatacacaaaaaacaaGCTTGGTATGCAGACTACTAAGTGTTTGTAAGCTAAATGTTGAACAATTTATATATTCTGAGTTAACAGTTTGTCTCCTCACCTTTGTATGCCTTGGTGATTAAATTAGTGTATAATTTATTGTGATGATTCTATATGAAATTATAgacactaatatttttatatatcaggAAGAAGAAAGAAAGCAGTCTAAACGAAAGAGAAAACAGCTTAATAAACAAAGACAAAAATTAGCTGAGAAAATGAATCTTAAAATGGTGTTGAAAGGTGATGATGGTCCTATTATGGAAAGTCATGATATGTTCAAACTTGCTGATATTAAGAACAGTGAGGTAAGatgaaataacaataatatgtatgtaagtGCATGTTAATATATCCCCAAAAGATATAAAATCGCCTTATTAAATTGTGCTGTTTaggaataaatattttgcttCTATCAAacagcaaataaaatattagggaAAGAATTTTAGTAATGTGTCATGTGTACAAACTTCCTTCTCCAATTTTACTCttgtaaaaaaacatatctTAAGAGAGACTTAActaaataaagtttgtttgaatattttagcaATTGAAAATGCTCATTGATCAACAACCTGACATAGTTGTGGATGGTAAAGAAGATTCTGATGATGAAATGAAAACAAAGGCCAAGTATGTCAAATATGATGTAGAAGCATCCAAGTTGGATTCTTCTGGTCTCTTCTATAAGGACTCAGATAGTGAATTAGAAATGGAATCAGATTCGGAAAGTGAAAATGAGAAAGATACTTTGGGTAATGTTGCTTCAAAATAGTCACTTTtcaatatacctataataattcattactataatatatgttaattttaactCAATAGTAgctattcttattattataatttcttttgttATAGCCTTTTCAGATTCAGATAATGAAACAAAGAAAATTGACAAAATAACCAAGCTGAATACACTAAGAAATAGcaagattaaaaaaactcaATCTATTCCCAAAAATAATCCTCTGCTGACTGACCTTGATAATACTGACCCAATTTCAAAACGGTCAATGAAAGCTGAGCTCTGGTTTCAAAAGGACAGCTTTAAAGACATTGATGAGGAAGATGATGAAGGTGTTGACTTGGACAAATTAGCTGAAACTTATAGAGAAAAAGGTGATAGTTATGAAAGTTATTTAGGAGAtggtttttattacttttaaattattgtttattcacTTAAAAGAAGatagcttaaattaaataaaaataatttaaatttttcactagCCTTTCTAAtgaagatttaaaataatgaatctgCTTAATTTTGATATCAAGTTCGTTTTAGGAAAGAAAGTGAAAGATCTGTCCTCTGAAGATTCTTTAGATGCAACTAAAACTGGTAAAAAGAGAAAGCATGATGACACAGAGAGTTCTGATGGTGATACAACCGACAGCGACTATGATGTTGAAGATAATGTTTCACCTGCTACAAACAAATCAGGAGCAAAGACTAGCAAGAAAGACGGTTTCGAAGTTGTTGCTCAAGATCCTGGTAaggaattataatttataaaattacatgtatGTAAATCTTTGGTCTTTTgtaataagtttgttttaaatcatGATCTTGTTCATCGTCAACGCATAAAAGGGTGTAAGCAACATTTTAACGAAAACTGAAACTGCGACTCAATGTTTTTTGAGTTTTTCAACTTTGGAGTTTCTGGTCGATCTTTTCATGAATATCATGATAAtttcatcagtttttttttaattgcattatCAAATTTagtatatttcaattaaaaaatcacagaaatgaaaaaaaatacgacaattacaaaaataaaccaaaacaaaagtaaattttaaaaaattataaatttagatatatttaattGGTTTTCGCTGTTTGCTAATTTCATAAAGCTAAGTTCTTTGCACACTTTTAAAGATATTTGCTTAATTTTGTAAGACTACAAACATCTAAGAATCTGActcttgtaattttaaaattcactattcaaggattctaaaaaaaaatattaaattttagaattgaaaagattgaagaagtCTATAAAGATGGACGCTGAAACGTTA
The Pararge aegeria chromosome 6, ilParAegt1.1, whole genome shotgun sequence genome window above contains:
- the LOC120624185 gene encoding bax inhibitor 1; the protein is MTPNIRTFVNSFQSRLEPPVRQHLKNVYGTLMMTCGAASAGVYIDMYTRFQAGILSAIAGAALMLMLIATPDTGKNTKLRLGYLLGFGLTAGMGMGPLLEYVSIVDPAIIVTALLGTTLVFVCFSIAAMLGERGSWLFLGGPLMTLITSMSLMTLVNLFMQSSILSQVHLYIGLMAMCGFVLFDTQLIIEKRRMGSKDFVQHALELFIDFIGMFRRLLIILTQKEENNRRRRRD
- the LOC120624186 gene encoding pre-rRNA 2'-O-ribose RNA methyltransferase FTSJ3 codes for the protein MGKKTKVGKQRKDKYYQLAKETGFRSRAAFKLIQLNRKFGFLQKSRVCIDLCAAPGGWMQVAHQNMPLSSIVIGVDLFPIKQVPGCISLTEDITTEKCKAAIKKEIKTWKADVVLHDGAPNVGLNWIHDAYQQSCLTLSAMKLASNFLREGGWFVTKVFRSKDYHALLWILKQFFKKVHATKPQASRNESSEIFVVCQGYIAPDSIDSKLLDPKHVFEDLEIVKKQQNSILHPEKQKKAKAEGYQENDYTTYHSMSVTEILEKDDPIDSLQGCSEILIDDKEILNHPRTTTEIKECCKDIKVLGRKDVKSILSWLKHIKDWKAAQTQAEVAIEKKETTNADEEGSGEEKDEVEAEIAELQEEERKQSKRKRKQLNKQRQKLAEKMNLKMVLKGDDGPIMESHDMFKLADIKNSEQLKMLIDQQPDIVVDGKEDSDDEMKTKAKYVKYDVEASKLDSSGLFYKDSDSELEMESDSESENEKDTLAFSDSDNETKKIDKITKLNTLRNSKIKKTQSIPKNNPLLTDLDNTDPISKRSMKAELWFQKDSFKDIDEEDDEGVDLDKLAETYREKGKKVKDLSSEDSLDATKTGKKRKHDDTESSDGDTTDSDYDVEDNVSPATNKSGAKTSKKDGFEVVAQDPELKRLKKSIKMDAETLALGTMIATSKKFKRDLIDDGWNRYAFNDKHLPDWFVEDEKKHMKKEVIVPEKYTDEYKNRLQDINARPIKKVVEAKARKKKRMIKKMERAKKKVEAVMENADMSEREKAQQVRHLYKKAQTDGKKKITYVVAKKHTTAKRMKRPTGVKGQYKVVDPRMKKDLRAQKAKEKTKGRGKKAHGNKTKHAKNKRAKAK